The Scleropages formosus chromosome 21, fSclFor1.1, whole genome shotgun sequence DNA segment TAGCACTATTATTATCTCACTATTATTACACCACTATTAGTATCACACTATTATCTCGCCGTTATTAGCTTATCCCTAGTGTGTTGCTTTAATCTCATTAGTATTTCAATTCATTtctaagggggtgtggtggcacagtgggcttgattgggtcctgctctctggtaggtcaggggttcaagtcccgcttggggtgccttgcgatggactggcgtcctgtcctgggtgtgtcccctccccctgcagccttgtgccctgtgttgccgggttgggctctgatTTGCTGCAACCTTGCTtaggatgagcagtttcagacaatgtctgtATTCTCTGTCTATTACTatctttttattaatattttggtATTATTATCTTCATATTatcttactgttttttttacaaactgcactgtatgttCTATGCGGCACGGATGTccaaagagaaatggaatttcGTTCTCCTCTATGCGTAACTCGCAtataggcagaatgacaataaacttgactTTGACTATTATTGTCTTACTATTAGTGTCTCACTTTTATTGTTTCACCATTAGTATCTCACTATTATGATCTAGTGTAAAAAAACAGGTCAACTACTGACCGCTTTGGCGGAACTACTCTGGAAAATGAAAACGATGTCTGTTCCTCCCTTCTGCGGTGCTGCGGTGGTGGGACCCTTCTCATGATCCCTCGCCAGgctgtgcggtgtgtgtgtgtttgtgtcgtTCTGTTTACGTTTTAGTGCTTGCTGTGTACTGAGTCAATTCCCTCCTGTTAAAGACGGTTCAGTTGCTGCAGTGGGTTACTGTGAGCTTCTTAGTTGGTTATCTGAGCAATGTTTGGCTGCTCAACTCCAGTTTGTCTCATGTTCCGTTCCATTTCGTACGTTGGGAAggagggggggcggtggggACTACGGCTCAGTGCCTTTGCTGCGGCCCGTTACCTGGCAACACCTCGTAGATgtcgtcgtcatcgtcatcCCTGTCCTCCTCTCGGCTGCTCTTCCGCTCCTCCTGGCTGCCAGCAGGGGGGAGACTTGGGGCAGGGGCAGGGCGGGTGTTCGACTGGACGTTCCCCGTGTCGATATCATCGTACGTTTCTTCACCTTcgtcctcctcatcttcctcatcgTCATCAAACGGAATGAAGCTGGAATTCAGGTCTGCGGGGGAGAGGAAGGAGCGAAAGTGAGCGTTCCATCGAGCTCATTGGCACCGAAAACATGGGAAGCCGTCTCCGGAGTGTTGAAAAATGACCCGACGTGACAAGGAAAAGTGATGAAGCGTCTTTCCGAAAATTGTCTGCTGAATTTCTCTGTAGGGACCATTAAAAAACAGACGAGCTCCTGCAAGCTGCGAGCTGCTGCTACTGCGCTGGGGTGATTGGTACCGTTCCCCCCAGGTACTGGGCAATGGGGGGTGTCCCCTGAACGTCTCGATGTCCTTACAGCCATCGCCGTCCCTAAACACCCGCACAGCATGAAGAGCCATCACAGATGCGGTGCTGATGCTGCTCAGAGGAGGGACACATGAGAGGCATCTGCCCTGCAGCATCAGGCCCTCATGAGGCCCAGAAGTGAGACCGGAGGCCCATCGTTGGCGAAGGATGAGCGAGTGATGCTCGCAGAACCTCAGTGACCGGACAGCGTGGATGGAGGATGGCGCTGATTGTGGGCGACTGCGGCACTGAAACACAGGCTATCACATCCCCCCGATGTCTCGCAAGATCAATAATGCACACGGATAACCAGAAAGTTCTCCAATCAATTTCCGGAAAACTGTGCAAGGggggcaggtggggggggggggagtaggCGGAGcaggatggtggtggtggtgggggggggtgtgagtgATGAAGGATATGAGCAGCTTTTCCAAACATCTCATTGGATGCTCCATGTAATTAGACACTTGTGATCCTTGTCACCGTGAGACTTTTTACATAAAACTGAGAAGAAGATGAAGAcgaggatgaagatgaagatgccGCAGATCATATTTGTTAAAGACATGCAGAGATAAATTGTACAAAACGTACATTTACAAATGAGAACAGCCCCACAAAAAGTGTGACGGCagggcagaaacacacacacacacacacacttactgacaGTGAAACACTAATACACTCAGCTGCACTACGGTAATTAAGAGTGGCTGCAGAACAGAGGCACTGACTGCTCTCACCCTTCAGCACAAACTTAATCTGGTCCACCCACTCCCTGGCCTCCCGTGGGCTGCTGGCAGTGAACTGGGGACGAGaacaatcatcatcattatcatcatcttcttcattTTCGTTGTTGTCATCATGGCTGAGAGCAAAGCGGAGAAACTGCACCGTGACTCTCAGAGCCCGTGTTAAACACACAGGTGCTGTTCAGAACGTTTCCGATCACTACCTtcatcaaggtgcttaccctgacctggtacagtaaaaattacccgactgtataaatgggtaaatcagtgcaatttgctttggaaaaaagcctctACCAAATTAATACATGCAAATTAGGTTTATTCCTTCATCAAATGCTGCACTCTTTTCTTCCGCGCGAACCTGATAGGAGCGCCGTCCAGGGGCACTCAGCTCAAAGCAGGCATTCTTCCTGGAGTCCTTGCGCAGGTTCGAAACCAGCTCCACGCTATAGCCGTTGATGTGGAAGGAGCCCTTCTGTTGCTTATCTGGTGGAGGGCAGACAGAGTGAGACTCAGGGGAAGAGGAAAGTGACACTGCTGACACTGCAATGTGATGCTGCAGACAAGAAGAACTTTACTTCTAAATATACAAATTCTCCCAGCATACAGGATGTAATAAGGCTGTGAAAGGCCTTGGGCACTCTGAATTTTCAGCAACGGTTAATTTTCACTTGCGTATGACATTTGAACAATGTGTGAAGTGCAACAGAGACGGAATTTGTTTTAGATTCAAAAAAGTTGTTCATGATTCTTTTGTccaatttcttccattttttgcCCAGATAACAAACCCAACACTGCCTTGTACTAacccactaaccctaaccctaacccactaaccctaaccctaaccctaagcctaaccctgacccaaccctaacccactaaccctaaccttaaccctaaccctaaccctgtacTGAAGGACCAGTGTGATCAGGACTATAACTCAAACACATCTGCAGGACATGTTCTTGGAGCCTCAGCAAAGGTGCAGCTCTTTGTACCCACAGTGATGATGGACATGGTGAAAGTTCACATTCCCACAGTTACATATGGTAAAAGTGGAAGAAATTCCTTCTCTGTTGCACTGCTCTCTTCCATGTGACTGAGACCTGAGGTTAAGAACAACTCCAGCAGCTCAAGGTCTTTTCAGACATTCTCCTGTACTTGTGTGCAAAGAGATGCTGAAGCCGAGATGCTTGGTGCCGATGCCGAAACTCACCCTTTTCACTCCCAAAGTAGTAAAATATGGTATTATTGAGGACACACCACCGTTTCTGCCACTCCGCACCAAAGAAACTGTGATCTGAGAAAAACATGGAGCTCATATTAATGACAGAAAGAATGATCTCTCATCCTGCAGTGTCTCTTAGAGAACATATGGTAGAAactcacaaaaacacatttttaggcACATAGTGCAAAAATTAATACTGTTCGTGTCCAGTTATGTAGGCAGGCTTCCGATCCAACCGGACAGAGTCacagaaaattaatattaaatgtccTCCAGAATGACTTTAAACAATGTTTACAAAGAGAAGTGCCATAAATGCAGTTCTTTATACACTTCCTCTGAATTTACCTTCATTCTGAGCAAGAGGAAATTATTAGACTGTAGAACCATGTTATTATAGCAGCATTTCGTGGTATTTGCACTTTGTATTTCATATCTTTAACTGAATGTTGTCATATAAACTTTCACCCAGAATTCCAAGCACTTTGGGGAATTTTTCCTCCGATCATAATCATCATAAcgacaacaataacaacaacaataataataatagaaagtACTGTATGAAGATTTTTCTTGATGATTAAGgaatgtgttgtttttccaAGTTTTGTTTATGTAATATTTGATTGCCTTCTAATAATAAGTAATTATATCGAACAGCATTTCTGTGCCTTGAGGTTTTATCGGTAACTTCACGCAGGTTCGGGAAGGAAATACCGCGTGGTTAATTATTCATTAGCTTATTATGTCTTCCCAAAAGCAATGATGTGGTAAACAATAAACTACCGTTCAGCTGGTTTATCACTGCAAACTGCACACTTGAACAAGTTTACGTTGAAGCCATCGGCACCGTTAGGatcttttcttcatgttttttccATGGTGTAGTGGCAGTGACCACAGTATTACTGTGTTATCATGAGATGCAGGTTTATTATCAGGTGTGTATGTCACATACAGGCTTTGGCAGCCCAGGACAGTTGATGTGAAATGATTACATTTGTGAGCATTTGCCCGCAATCCCAGCGTTCAGGTGAAACAAGGGGAGAGCAGCAAACCGAGTCTTTTTCTTCAAGCCTGGAAAAATCCAGCACTGATGTGAAAGAAGCTGCATTTGGACTATACCTATTTTGACATGCAAAAGCAAGGTTTTCTTACCCCTCCgtttcttttccaaaaagccctgTTTCAGGATGTTGCTGAGATCCTGAGCCGCCACAATGGGAATCTCTTCAAAGTCTGTAAAAGAGACACGTTGGCAACTGTTACCAACACATGGCAATAACATGCTGTCTTTATGAAGTGTCCACTTCTGGGACTGATCTCCCTTCTGCcttctttctgctgctttggaggaaacatcAGATCTTTATTTGTGAAACAAACTGAACAGTATGAGGACACAGTAAACAGGAAACGCAGCACAGTTTCTCTCCTGTAATCAAGAAGAGTCTTTTATTAATGTGTAAAGGTGTACATGTGGTTTCGTGGGTTTTCTGTGTATGTTCTCAGTTTCGGCCCTGATCTAGTGGAAtgggctccctctgtccctcggagctgctgaatccctctcagcattcaagagtctcaaacccatctccttcagaCCTCCACAGGTTCACATCACACTGTCGGTCCTCATCACCTCTGCGGTTCCTCTTGGCTCTATGTGCAGCAACTCATGTGGAAACGGTGGTTCGAgtctctcattcacacactttcGTTTACTGTgaactgaaagtcactttggagaagggtgttcactaaaggaataaataacagTGTAAATACCAGTCCACTGTATTCCCTCTGCCCTGTTATCCAGAGCACAGTGTTTGGGTGATGCCTCTGAATacatcccagcatgctttgctcCACGACACTAAATCTTGAGCAGACGGTGGTCTCCCTACTGTGGCGCAGACAAGGCAGGAGTCACAAAGAAAGACCCGGAGACATAATTCACCAAGTTGTTCTACCTTGTCTGTCTCTCCCTGAATCAGCGCATGAATATCGATGAATATTGCATGAGCTGAGTGTCCTGAGCTGCGGGCGGCTGCTGCTGGGAAACACGCGGCCCGTTCCGCACGCGCTTTTATTTAGACGCTACAGCGGCGAGGCCCACCAGGGTGCGGGACAAGAAGCCGCCAGCCTCATCAGTATGCGGAATGCAATGGAAATACCgcggggaggaagaggagcaagaGGAGGGGCTCAGCATGTGACACCGCGGCTCAACCGCCTTCGTATCACAGTTCCAACACTTTCGAGAACATTGCCAACTGGggggagacacttttctctcaactttttttctgttttttcaaagACAGATGAACAAAgctgggacacacacagaaacactatCTGGACGGGCACATGTAAGGTGCCGCTTTCTAAATCTGAAGCAATAATGTCGTAAGGTGTGTGATTTGTTCTACAGCGTAACCGAGACACAGTTTACAGACTGGTCAGTGTGATGTCCACACTTGAacattttttgttgaatttggcaatatttacatttatttattcagcagacgcttttctccaaagcgacttccaatgaactctctgtcgTGTTaccagccctcacaccttattcaccaaggtgacttacactgctagatgctctacttacactgggtcactcatccatacatcagtggaacacactctctctgtgtcactcacacactattggatctggagtgccccccccccccagaacaaTGGCCTCAGAGTCAGTGAAGGGCCGTGGGCACCACGTTGTTACTGCCACACTTAGAGGTGTTTTTGCGGAATCACAGCGATTTGGACTGAAAACACACATCGCTCTCACACACGTTATCACGATGCCCTCCTACAGGGGTAACACGTTCGTTAGCGTCGCCCCCGACACACCCCTTGACAGAAGAACATTAAAAGTGAGCCAAATTCCCCAAGAGTCTCCCCTAGTTTGAGCtcttggttgccatggcaacaaaatGCCTGTCCTGAAGTGAACTGGATGATTATGATATTTGGGTGGCCTGCCATCATCTTCAAGCTTTCTCATCACGTGGGATATTTCAGCGTCCTCTCAATTTCGGTCACCTTTGCTATATCTCAGAGCATGGCAACAGACAACGCCGCTGCCCTCCCTTCCTttcacttgtttgtttgttgtttgtttgtttgtttatttagggAGCTCTGACACAGCTAGGAGTGTGGTTCGGGCTGAGACGGGCCACCTCCTGATCTGCTCAagcacaaaaaggaaaaaatgaacagcGGAAGAATAAAGCAGCCGAAGAAAGGCCTGTTCCGCTTGGACAGCAGGTTATTTCATAAAGCCGAAGAACTCGCTCCACGTTGCTCTCTCTAATGGCCTCAAATCCATCACAGGCGTAATAGCTTGTTGCACCGAGTCGCGCGAAACGCTGCTTGTAAGTAATAAATGTACCAATTAATGTGGTAAATATGGGTTCATTTACAActtaagtgtaaaaataaaaaagtactgATAAATATGTTATTAACAACCTACacatgataaaaatgaaagccCGGTACACAaaatattatgtataatttCCGAGGTACTTTTATTGGACACTAAATTATACTGCGGTATACTCAGTTGGACTCGGGTATTTATTGACTTTGCTGTGGCCACCGGACACACAGTAGCGCAGAAAAAGCTGTTAACGTCCTTTATACACAATGCTGCCAAAACCACATAGtgaatgcaatgcaatgcaagctcacacacacacacacacacacacacacacacacacacacacacacacacacacacacacacacacacacacacacacacaactgaaataaacagaacaaacGCTTGTGGCTCAGTTCCTCTTCATAGTGAGTGCAGACAGCAGAAGGGAGTCGATCAGCTCTAAACACACACCACAAGCACGTCTCACGCTCAAAATCCAAAGTCCTGCTGTTGCGTACTGTAATTCTGCTGTACGGATACAGGTGCTACAAACAGCTGGAAGAGCGACACAAAGTTATTCACCTTGCAAAGGAAAAGTCTTCGCAGGCCCTCATGAAGTAACTTTACCCCCGTTTACCATAAGCTTCCTGTAAAGATTCCCTTCTGCCTTTTTCTAGCCAGCATTTTCTTGGTCTCGGCGGTTTTCGGGACCCGTCGCGGTCAGAAATGAACCACAGGCATGCCGTGCAGCAAGACGTGGTGAGCTGGGGCGGATTCTTCCTCCGAGGGGTTTTTACCGCTTTGAGAgggtaacacacacagagtgtctgAAAACCAGCTGACAAACAGTGATAATCGGGCAGTCTTGTGTACATTTTCATGCTGCCAACAGTGTTGAGGCCTGGAGGTAGTGCAGCGGTTAAAGCAGCTTCCCTTGGACTTAAAGgacaggtttgaaccccatctcctgctatagtgcccttaatcaaggtactcgtcttcataaataataataataataataataatatgtcataattacagtttttaagCGTTCAGTGTTAACGCTTCCAAACCTGCCTGGTGTCTCTGTTTCCTGTGGGCTCAGAGAGGCCGGAACATGGTACCGTACTATGGTGAAGGCACTTCACATGTCACCGGAAG contains these protein-coding regions:
- the skap1 gene encoding src kinase-associated phosphoprotein 1 isoform X1, with product MGSVSEDLRRLLNDCELFVVEILRDENLSQHARETREILMNNFHVVHSRNPQEFPYRSDSRQEDSSDDNQSYSIGRSVPSDDASVASDYQEEVSQEYFEEIPIVAAQDLSNILKQGFLEKKRRDHSFFGAEWQKRWCVLNNTIFYYFGSEKDKQQKGSFHINGYSVELVSNLRKDSRKNACFELSAPGRRSYQFTASSPREAREWVDQIKFVLKDLNSSFIPFDDDEEDEEDEGEETYDDIDTGNVQSNTRPAPAPSLPPAGSQEERKSSREEDRDDDDDDIYEVLPEDDFANGSDEAAEKGQRSGEGVAQHRGSSTISSQQIPPSSPSSSPASSSPSSSSPSSYSFHEFPHSRYLPPPSLCTCSLLPHTLTTGI
- the skap1 gene encoding src kinase-associated phosphoprotein 1 isoform X2 yields the protein MGSVSEDLRRLLNDCELFVVEILRDENLSQHARETREILMNNFHVVHSRNPQEFPYRSDSRQEDSSDDNQSYSIGRSVPSDDASVASDYQEEVSQEYFEEIPIVAAQDLSNILKQGFLEKKRRDHSFFGAEWQKRWCVLNNTIFYYFGSEKDKQQKGSFHINGYSVELVSNLRKDSRKNACFELSAPGRRSYQFTASSPREAREWVDQIKFVLKDLNSSFIPFDDDEEDEEDEGEETYDDIDTGNVQSNTRPAPAPSLPPAGSQEERKSSREEDRDDDDDDIYEVLPEDDFANGSDEAAEKGQRSEWAVDYASYYQGLWDCEPDEPDELAFQRGDLIHIISKEYNIHGWWVGKLNGNIGIVPKDFLQPAYIL